A genomic window from Fusarium falciforme chromosome 2, complete sequence includes:
- a CDS encoding Isochorismatase domain-containing protein: MSAVSFRSLIGVQPSTASTSDSVLVIIDAQNEYAQGKLRVANIDTSRVALASLLEKYRAANAPVVHVVHATPAGAPVFTPGTELAEELPELKPVEGESVVTKNYPGSFTDTDLQDILKATGRSKIVLTGYMAHVCVSTTARQGAERGWDVLIAEDAVGDRDIPGVKAEELTKTALLEIADAFGTIIQGKDVV; encoded by the exons ATGTCTGCTGTGTCATTCCGCTCTCTCATCGGCGTCCAGCCCTCCACTGCGTCCACTAGCGACagcgtcctcgtcatcatcgacgcCCAAAACGAGTATGCCCAAGGAAAGCTTCGCGTCGCCAACATCGACACTTCTCGCGTTGCCCTCGCTTCTCTGCTTGAGAAGTACCGTGCCGCCAATGCCCCTGTTGTCCACGTCGTCCACGCTACTCCTGCTGGAGCTCCCGTCTTCACTCCGGGAACTGAGCTTGCTGAGGAGCTCCCTGAGTTGAAGCCTGTTGAGGGAGAGTCTGTCGTTACGAAGAACTACCCTGGATCCTTTACCGACACGGATCTGCAGGACATTTTGAAAGCGACTGGACGAAGCAAGATTGTCTTGACTGGATATATG GCTCACGTTTGCGTGTCGACAACTGCTCGTCAAGGTGCTGAGCGGGGTTGGGACGTCCTCATCGCCGAGGATGCCGTCGGTGACAGGGATATTCCCGGagtcaaggctgaggagctgACAAAGACTGCCCTCCTTGAGATTGCCGACGCCTTCGGAACCATTATTCAGGGCAAGGATGTTGTGTAA
- a CDS encoding Carboxylic ester hydrolase gives MVGGMAQGYAVASSDGGHKTTVTEDWVLKRHGNINWPNVLNFGSVSLYDFTIICKQVTTAYYGKPPEYSYFTGYSTGGRQALALAQRWPGLYDGILSGAPGINYAELATWISYPQLIMNWLGEYPQLCETAAITQAAIEACDHLDGAVDGIRSNSKDCGFDPRKVVNTTVFCEESGIDTQISTSAAKVALAAWTGARSINGTFLWHGLAKDAPLSGLANTTCDYQGSGECSGVPYAIAKDWIQYFIYKDRSFDFNNVTHEQYGKIFHMALQQYTSPLGTSDPDVRGVKENGGKILMWHGVAD, from the coding sequence ATGGTTGGAGGTATGGCACAAGGTTATGCAGTCGCATCGAGCGACGGAGGACACAAGACCACTGTTACCGAAGATTGGGTTCTCAAGCGTCATGGAAATATCAACTGGCCCAACGTGCTCAACTTTGGATCAGTTTCCCTATACGACTTCACCATCATCTGCAAGCAGGTTACGACCGCATACTACGGCAAGCCTCCAGAATATTCTTATTTCACCGGCTACTCAACCGGAGGCCGACAGGCTCTGGCACTGGCTCAACGCTGGCCTGGACTGTACGACGGAATTCTGTCGGGTGCTCCCGGTATTAACTACGCCGAGCTGGCCACTTGGATCTCGTACCCGCAGCTCATCATGAACTGGTTAGGAGAGTATCCTCAACTTTGCGAGACCGCGGCTATAACTCAGGCAGCCATTGAAGCTTGCGATCATCTGGATGGTGCCGTTGACGGCATCAGATCCAATTCGAAAGACTGCGGGTTTGACCCTCGTAAAGTTGTCAACACCACCGTATTCTGCGAGGAGAGCGGCATAGATACGCAAATCTCTACTAGCGCTGCAAAGGTAGCCCTGGCTGCGTGGACCGGAGCGCGATCCATCAATGGGACATTTCTCTGGCATGGTCTGGCCAAAGATGCCCCTCTGTCAGGTCTCGCCAACACCACCTGCGATTATCAAGGCTCTGGAGAATGCTCCGGAGTTCCATATGCCATTGCTAAAGACTGGATCCAGTACTTCATCTACAAAGACCGATCCTTCGACTTCAACAATGTCACTCATGAACAATATGGCAAAATATTCCACATGGCACTTCAACAGTATACCTCACCCCTAGGAACTAGCGATCCGGATGTCCGTGGGGTTAAAGAGAATGGAGGTAAAATCCTCATGTGGCATGGGGTTGCCGACTAG
- a CDS encoding HET domain-containing protein — translation MAGSHPLCDYCAQIPFLAMPASGRYGLGSWSRIFASHCRFCQLVKYAYCESYRTDPRQRTLLSSDVIVSWGENYSFFERPAFRIHGLRQQDICFVTQTSHVDRNSAYLRPFVEAELDVSRVSHWISTCATAHGNHCTFGDASFASAFPGLHVLRLIDVMQHCLVETQEFHRYVALSYIWGAVSNFKLTKSNLSRLLVPGVLQEIFLRLPRTICDAVTLCRMLNVRYLWVDALCLLQNDPEDLERGVDVMDQIYERAWLTIFAATGTDANAGLPGVQVGSRRPANLALEVQPGILLGVCAGLDSLLEDSMYSSRGWTFQEHVLSRRGLYFVDNKVFFRCRTSEFSESCIDCDNAMPRFKSIVLSLSAAAYMDDPLPNYSQLLTHYTCRALTDPGDVLRAMAGIIRRISEKVECRFIQGLPSGAFDSFILFESWTCILRRRKGFPSYSWCGWQGRIWLDILHDNDEWLSKTWIIWYKRSQSGVTNLVWDHAANDSCPFHDTPYVGYRRRHTFKPPAPLGFATTRTAPTRDRCVSR, via the exons ATGGCTGGATCTCACCCGCTTTGTGACTACTGCGCCCAGATCCCCTTCCTCGCCATGCCAGCATCTGGAAGGTATGGCCTCGGCTCCTGGTCCCGCATCTTCGCCAGCCATTGTCGCTTCTGCCAGCTTGTCAAGTACGCGTACTGTGAATCATATCGAACCGATCCGAGGCAAAGAACTCTGCTTAGCTCAGACGTTATTGTGTCGTGGGGCGAAAACTATTCCTTCTTCGAACGCCCGGCTTTCCGTATCCATGGTTTGCGGCAGCAAGACATTTGCTTTGTTACCCAAACTAGTCATGTTGACAGAAACAGCGCTTACCTCCGGCCCTTTGTCGAAGCCGAGCTGGATGTTTCCAGGGTCTCACACTGGATATCAACTTGTGCGACAGCTCATGGCAACCATTGCACTTTTGGTGATGCATCATTCGCCTCGGCATTCCCAGGCCTTCATGTCCTTCGCCTCATCGACGTCATGCAACACTGTCTGGTCGAGACCCAGGAATTCCACCGCTACGTAGCACTCAGCTACATCTGGGGCGCCGTATCCAACTTTAAATTAACCAAGTCGAACCTCAGTCGGCTGCTCGTCCCCGGGGTTTTGCAAGAAATCTTTCTTCGGTTGCCACGGACTATATGTGACGCAGTCACTCTTTGCCGCATGCTCAACGTGCGATATCTATGGGTTGACGCCCTTTGCCTGCTCCAGAATGACCCAGAAGACCTGGAGAGGGGCGTCGACGTCATGGACCAGATTTACGAGCGAGCTTGGTTAACAATTTTCGCGGCAACTGGAACTGACGCCAACGCCGGACTACCCGGGGTTCAAGTTGGTAGTCGGCGCCCTGCAAACCTTGCCTTGGAAGTGCAGCCCGGGATTCTACTGGGTGTTTGTGCCGGCCTGGACAGTCTATTAGAAGACTCGATGTACAGCTCAAGAGGTTGGAC GTTTCAAGAACACGTGCTCTCCCGCCGGGGTCTTTACTTTGTAGACAACAAGGTCTTCTTCCGGTGTAGGACCAGCGAGTTCTCGGAATCCTGCATTGACTGTGACAACGCGATGCCACGGTTCAAAAGCATAGTGCTTTCGCTATCAGCGGCGGCGTACATGGACGATCCCCTGCCGAACTACTCCCAACTGTTGACTCACTACACCTGCCGAGCCCTAACAGATCCAGGTGATGTACTACGGGCAATGGCAGGTATTATCCGCCGCATCTCCGAAAAGGTCGAATGCCGCTTCATCCAGGGACTACCATCAGGTGCATTTGATAGTTTTATCCTCTTCGAGTCCTGGACTTGTATTCTGCGTCGTCGAAAGGGTTTCCCAAGCTACTCTTGGTGCGGATGGCAAGGGCGTATCTGGCTAGATATACTCCATGATAACGATGAATGGCTCTCCAAGACTTGGATAATTTGGTACAAACGAAGTCAGTCAGGTGTCACTAACCTGGTGTGGGACCACGCGGCGAACGATTCATGCCCATTTCACGACACGCCATATGTTGGATACCGACGCCGGCACACGTTCAAGCCTCCGGCCCCTCTAGGATTCGCAACGACACGAACCGCACCTACCCGGGACCGTTGCGTGTCAAGATAG
- a CDS encoding Zn(2)-C6 fungal-type domain-containing protein produces MSDALAAHTTALESLNSGLDGWATSAPNIVAASIMCLFLSEMIMPTGPTSAIVHAKGIEDLMKLQKPCFYASGISHHLFVGFRPVLVLRAFFSRRKHFLSDPAWTSIPFEFYIPSPLQSLFTEVFPLAEALGRIDDLSDTPADQAVASAQQIVEELLNILQTLARRDETVKEETTAHRWLPIFPVQEDLPIQFPDIIAGNFFTHLWAFQVICAHNIIKLTSRFPCLSTSTKRRGLDDLLDVKMTNQLALWTFRSIEFLLKEEFKLFGAASISLPLKTACEVLKAFGGNDPEMVFWFCRVSRFIKETGYYFLIQMLDDGE; encoded by the exons ATGTCTGATGCCTTGGCCGCACACACAACGGCTCTCGAGTCACTGAACAGCGGACTGGATGGTTGGGCTACCTCAGCACCAAATATTGTGGCTGCCAGCATCATGTGTTTATTCTTGTCCGAG ATGATCATGCCCACGGGCCCAACCAGCGCCATTGTTCATGCAAAGGGAATAGAGGACCTCATGAAGCTTCAAAAACCTTGCTTCTACGCCTCGGGAATCTCTCATCATCTCTTTGTGGGATTCAGACCGGTCCTT GTTCTCCGGGCATTCTTTTCCCGAAGGAAACACTTTCTCTCGGACCCTGCCTGGACCTCAATTCCCTTTGAGTTTTACATCCCATCGCCTCTCCAGTCACTATTCACAGAGGTCTTCCCTCTCGCCGAGGCACTGGGCAGAATCGATGATTTGTCGGATACCCCAGCCGACCAAGCCGTAGCAAGCGCGCAGCAGATAGTCGAGGAATTGCTGAACATTCTCCAAACCCTCGCCCGCAGAGACGAAACTGTCAAGGAAGAAACTACAGCCCACCGGTGGCTTCCCATCTTCCCAGTTCAGGAAGATTTGCCAATCCAGTTTCCCGACATCATCGCCGGAAACTTTTTCACACACCTCTGGGCATTCCAAGTCATCTGCGCCCATAACATAATAAAACTAACGTCGAGATTTCCATGTCTCTCAACCTCCACCAAGAGGAGGGGCCTGGATGACCTGTTGGACGTCAAGATGACCAACCAGCTCGCCTTGTGGACATTTCGGAGCATAGAGTTTTTGCTCAAAGAAGAGTTCAAACTGTTTGGCGCGGCCTCCATCAGTCTTCCGCTAAAGACTGCTTGTGAGGTGTTGAAGGCGTTTGGTGGGAATGATCCGGAAATGGTGTTTTGGTTTTGCCGTGTGTCACGGTTTATCAAGGAAACGGGCTATTATTTTCTGATACAgatgcttgatgatggcgaatAA
- a CDS encoding Calcium-transporting ATPase, with the protein MEDEITGAPPVGQHRNNPLQVSKSETEPDLRLGEDESVLGNKFAFSAAQLHKLFKSRTNNALRAFGGLAGLSAGVRTNVKAGLSADEDVLDGVVSLQDAIQGVGAATESQEHSLVPSIPGGFTDRRRVYGENRVPKNKPKTFLQLLWLAFDDKLMFLLTASATVSLALGIYQSVTNKERGARLEWVEGVAILIAVIVIVFATAINDYQKNYKFQKLNEKKEERMVTVTRSGQHRSISVFDVLVGDVMHIEAGDVAPADGILIEGFDIQCDESPLTGESELIVKTPACVQGSGDSFILSGTRIETGVGTCLVLSVGVNSTYGKIMISLQDDIQETPLQQKLGLLAQYIINFGLAAGLVFFAILFIRFLVQLKDIDGGPDAKGHEFLEVLILSITVVVIAVPEGLPLTVTLSLAFATTRMLKDNNLVRLLRSCETMGNATTVCSDKTGTLTQNKMTVVTGIIGASEAFADGSGSLLAESYQQTAQAPPTAHALISSLCREARDTLKKSFTLNSTAIEAGEAGHFIGSSTETALLNFASDHLGMQDLSEERANGNIFHMIPFNAARKWMATVLRAPAGRHRLLVKGAAEVIVDRCTETLQDPKASMATKTLMVTDLDGLKVKMQNYAKRSLRVIAVAYRDLDDWPADDQHMDADNIANLSDLVLLGVFGLRDPLRPEIVDSVRQCQSAGVFVRMVTGDNFFTAKAIASECGIYTAGGIAMDGPTFRRLTLEQLNLVVPRLQVLARSSPDDKLLLVSHLKGMGEVVVVTGDGTNDALALKAADIGFSMGISGTEVAKEASDIILMDDNFTSIVKAIGWGRAVNDAAKKFLQFQFTINITAGTLTIMSALVGGTDSSVFTVVQLLWINLIMDTFAALALSTDFPTDDLFSRKPEPRTASVLTTTMWKMIMGQSVYQLAVIFTLHYAGGHLFGYRDEIEKKHLQTMVFNIYVLMQFFNQFNSRRSDNKLNLFEGILKNPWFIFVQIVTLAGQIVIVFFGGEAFQTVQLSGAEWGWSILFGLLTLPVGVAIRVIPDPLLQKLGLALKYCLSIERLRSPIGDHEQEAVQHRRSVGQSFKAILPSVFASKAPLGDTQSHGADAHATFHLSHQTPQQSAGAVEEFDLVGAVDSARYGTGDPHPAFEVHPDTLKEDPVIQGFTSGGNVPPSQNQALLRYVSRFSQ; encoded by the exons ATGGAAGACGAGATAACTGGAGCACCACCCGTCGGTCAACATCGCAACAACCCGCTGCAGGTCAGCAAATCCGAAACCGAGCCTGATCTTCGACTTGGAGAAGACGAATCGGTTCTCGGCAACAAGTTCGCCTTCTCCGCGGCGCAACTCCACAAGCTATTCAAATCTCGAACCAACAATGCTCTGCGCGCCTTTGGCGGTCTTGCTGGGCTCTCAGCCGGCGTAAGAACCAATGTGAAAGCAGGTCTTTCCGCCGACGAGGACGTGCTGGATGGTGTCGTTTCACTCCAGGACGCCATTCAAGGTGTAGGCGCTGCAACAGAATCGCAGGAGCACAGTTTGGTACCCTCGATTCCTGGAGGGTTTACCGATCGTCGGAGGGTTTACGGCGAGAACCGCGTTCCGAAGAATAAGCCAAAGACTTTTCTACAGCTTCTCTGGCTTGCTTTTGATGACAAACTCATGTTCCTCCTCACCGCTTCGGCGACCGTCTCACTCGCTCTGGGCATATACCAATCGGTCACCAACAAGGAGCGAGGCGCCCGTCTCGAGTGGGTTGAAGGAGTTGCCATCCTCATTGcggtcatcgtcatcgtctttgCCACCGCAATCAACGATTACCAGAAGAATTACAAGTTTCAAAAGCtgaacgagaagaaggaagaacgCATGGTCACGGTGACTCGCTCTGGGCAGCATCGATCCATCTCTGTGTTTGATGTTCTCGTCGGCGACGTCATGCACATCGAGGCGGGAGATGTTGCGCCAGCCGATGGAATACTGATTGAGGGGTTCGACATTCAGTGTGATGAGTCGCCATTGACTGGAGAGTCTGAGCTTATCGTCAAGACCCCGGCATGCGTCCAAGGGTCCGGTGATTCATTCATCCTCAGCGGCACAAGAATTGAAACTGGGGTGGGGACCTGTCTCGTTCTTTCGGTCGGTGTAAACTCAACCTACGGAAAAATCATGATATCCCTTCAGGATGACATACAAGAGACTCCACTGCAGCAGAAGCTTGGTTTGCTAGCCCAGTATATCATCAACTTTGGTCTCGCCGCCGGTCTTGTCTTCTTCGCCATTCTCTTCATACGGTTCTTGGTTCAGCTCAAGGACATAGATGGTGGCCCAGACGCAAAGGGCCACGAATTCCTGGAAGTTCTTATCCTCTCCATCACCGTCGTTGTTATTGCCGTGCCCGAAGGCCTGCCCCTTACCGTCACGCTGTCACTGGCCTTTGCAACTACACGGATGCTGAAAGATAATAATCTCGTTCGGCTTCTTCGCTCTTGCGAAACAATGGGGAATGCTACTACTGTTTGTTCAGACAAGACTGGTACGCTTACACAGAACAAGATGACTGTGGTGACGGGCATTATTGGTGCCTCGGAGGCGTTTGCAGACGGCTCGGGCTCCCTTCTGGCTGAATCCTACCAGCAAACCGCACAAGCACCTCCTACGGCGCACGCTTTGATCTCTTCACTCTGTCGAGAGGCTCGAGACACCCTCAAGAAAAGCTTCACCTTGAACTCGACCGCTATCGAAGCCGGGGAAGCGGGTCACTTCATCGGATCAAGCACAGAGACTGCCCTGCTCAACTTCGCTTCCGACCATCTCGGCATGCAGGACCTCAGCGAGGAACGAGCAAACGGGAACATTTTTCATATGATTCCATTCAACGCCGCCCGAAAATGGATGGCCACTGTCTTACGGGCGCCAGCTGGGCGGCATCGCCTTCTGGTCAAGGGAGCTGCCGAGGTCATCGTGGACAGGTGCACCGAAACTTTGCAAGACCCCAAGGCCAGCATGGCCACCAAGACGCTAATGGTAACTGATTTGGACGGCTTGAAGGTCAAGATGCAGAACTATGCCAAGAGATCACTCCGCGTTATTGCTGTTGCGTACCGTGACCTGGACGACTGGCCTGCAGATGATCAACACATGGATGCCGACAACATTGCCAATCTTTCCGATTTGGTTCTCCTAGGAGTATTCGGACTACGCGATCCCTTACGCCCCGAGATTGTCGACTCTGTGCGGCAATGTCAGTCCGCCGGTGTCTTTGTTCGTATGGTGACTGGTGATAACTTCTTCACGGCCAAAGCAATCGCCTCGGAATGTGGCATTTATACTGCTGGAGGGATCGCCATGGACGGGCCAACCTTTCGACGTTTGACCTTGGAGCAACTCAACCTTGTTGTTCCACGTCTCCAGGTGCTCGCTCGATCTAGTCCTGATgacaagcttctcctcgtttCCCACCTGAAAGGCATGGGTGAGGTGGTTGTTGTCACGGGCGACGGGACGAATGATGCATTAGCGTTGAAAGCTGCTGATATCGGGTTTTCCATGGGCATTTCCGGGACTGAAGTAGCCAAGGAGGCTTCAGACATCATCTTGATGGACGACAACTTTACTTCTATCGTGAAAGCTATTGGTTGGGGTCGAGCTGTAAACGATGCTGCCAAAAAGTTTCTCCAG TTCCAATTCACCATCAATATCACAGCCGGTACCCTGACCATCATGTCCGCCCTCGTCGGTGGCACTGACTCCTCCGTCTTCACGGTTGTGCAGCTTCTTTGGATCAACCTCATCATGGACACGTTTGCCGCACTCGCCTTGAGTACCGATTTTCCTACCGATGATCTGTTTTCGCGAAAACCAGAGCCGAGGACCGCTTCAGTGTTGACCACGACGATGTGGAAGATGATCATGGGGCAAAGTGTCTATCAGCTGGCAGTCATCTTCACGCTCCACTACGCTGGTGGACATCTCTTTGGCTATCGTGATGAGATTGAGAAGAAGCATCTGCAGACCATGGTCTTTAATATCTATGTTCTCATGCAATTCTTCAACCAATTCAA TTCACGACGGTCCGACAACAAGCTCAACTTGTTCGAAGGGATCCTCAAAAACCCTTGGTTCATCTTCGTCCAGATAGTCACACTCGCGGGCCAAATCGTCATCGTATTCTTTGGCGGCGAGGCCTTTCAGACGGTTCAACTTAGTGGTGCTGAATGGGGATGGTCCATTTTGTTTGGCTTACTGACTCTTCCTGTTGGCGTTGCTATACGGGTGATCCCTGACCCGCTGCTACAAAAGCTGGGTCTAGCCTTGAAATACTGTCTCTCTATCGAACGGTTGCGTAGCCCCATTGGGGATCACGAGCAAGAAGCTGTTCAACACCGTCGGTCTGTTGGCCAGAGTTTTAAGGCCATCCTTCCAAGTGTCTTTGCCTCAAAGGCCCCTCTGGGAGACACACAGAGTCATGGTGCAGATGCGCATGCCACCTTTCATCTGTCACATCAAACTCCTCAACAGTCTGCTGGTGCCGTTGAAGAGTTTGATTTGGTCGGGGCTGTCGACTCAGCGAGATATGGCACCGGAGACCCTCATCCCGCTTTCGAGGTGCACCCAGACACGTTGAAGGAGGACCCGGTGATCCAGGGCTTTACTTCTGGAGGCAATGTTCCGCCGAGCCAGAACCAGGCGCTACTCCGATACGTATCAAGATTCTCGCAGTGA
- a CDS encoding Lactamase-B domain-containing protein, protein MPSPKINAEVNITHIGTATAILQINGVNLLTDPFFSPAGTQWDRGVVILENTDTPAMALHDLPAIDAVLLSHEDHPDNLDELGRQLLDGRRVITTMDGAKNLAPRPDVRGISPWETLPLNVGGEQFSVTGVPCQHVPGQECTGFIITSPTFGETDGLPNAIYFSGDTVYFEELAEMRNKFHISIAMFNIGAAIVAMPDGTKKQITMCGKQASRLFRVIGADVLVPMHYESWGHFTENGEKLSELFENEGILEHVSWLQPGVQKIISSREN, encoded by the coding sequence ATGCCTTCACCCAAGATCAACGCAGAGGTCAACATCACACATATCGGGACCGCCACCGCTATCCTCCAAATCAATGGCGTCAACCTCCTCACCGACCCTTTCTTCTCTCCTGCTGGAACCCAGTGGGACCGTGGTGTGGTAATTCTCGAGAACACCGACACCCCTGCCATGGCACTACATGACTTGCCCGCCATTGATGCCGTTCTGCTCAGTCATGAAGACCACCCCGACAACTTGGATGAGCTGGGCCGACAATTGCTGGATGGTAGAAGAGTCATCACCACTATGGACGGAGCAAAGAACCTGGCGCCACGCCCTGATGTCAGGGGAATCTCTCCTTGGGAAACTCTGCCTCTCAATGTTGGTGGCGAGCAGTTTAGCGTCACTGGAGTACCCTGCCAACACGTCCCAGGCCAGGAGTGCACcggcttcatcatcacatcCCCCACCTTCGGAGAAACAGATGGCCTCCCAAATGCAATCTACTTTTCCGGAGACACCGTCTACTTTGAGGAACTCGCAGAGATGCGAAACAAGTTCCATATCAGCATCGCAATGTTCAACATTGGGGCCGCCATTGTTGCGATGCCCGACGGCACAAAGAAACAGATTACAATGTGTGGAAAGCAAGCCAGTCGTTTGTTCCGAGTGATTGGAGCTGATGTGCTCGTCCCTATGCACTACGAGTCTTGGGGCCACTTCACAGAGAATGGAGAGAAACTTTCTGAGTTGTTTGAGAATGAGGGGATTTTGGAACATGTTTCGTGGCTCCAACCCGGTGTTCAAAAGATCATTTCTTCAAGGGAAAATTGA
- a CDS encoding MOSC domain-containing protein, which translates to MMLSQLTAWLQNSLQSHPLTYTAIAITILLGLLTLLLILKWTGNSSSTRRKLRNLRWLRVPSSNMADQTDPQFDVPEGSSTNAPIRIKAIFIHPVKSCGPIELDHAVLTKTGFMYDRCFAIATEVARADAEGGSVWRFISQRTKPLMSQIKPELWVPHEKSDPQDPLVRAGGCLVLRFPDPDPPSWINRLEGFIDSGQTAQREVSFIVPLQPTSELVDEYKIRMKPFTIHSRDAKGLDMGRIPSVAAALPKLKRFLKVSDQHLTILRCTPETLVRTDKNLAPLNHIGTPAVHGYTDQQPININSLASVHAVSSMLPIENQPLNALRFRANIWITGTPAFEEENWKRYRILPKNAGSDTRTQVAPALSVVCRTSRCTMPNVDPNTGKFDTDNPAPDRARGRAQPSTTLVKYRTVEDGNPRALGYLGMHCVPEDHSLNEAEDQDTGLYVQVGDEIEVLERGTHLYGSTGNDY; encoded by the coding sequence ATGATGTTGTCTCAACTCACAGCCTGGCTGCAAAACAGCCTCCAGAGTCACCCCCTAACCTATACTGCTATTGCGATCACCATTTTACTCGGACTTCTGACCCTTCTCCTCATTTTAAAATGGACCGGAAACTCGTCCTCAACGCGCAGAAAACTGCGAAATCTACGCTGGTTGAGGGTACCATCAAGCAACATGGCTGATCAAACCGACCCCCAGTTCGACGTCCCAGAGGGAAGCTCCACCAACGCACCCATCCGCATCAAAGCCATTTTCATCCACCCTGTCAAGTCTTGTGGACCAATCGAGCTCGACCATGCTGTTTTGACCAAGACTGGCTTCATGTACGACAGGTGCTTTGCAATTGCGACCGAGGTGGCGAGAGCGGACGCCGAAGGGGGTTCGGTCTGGCGCTTCATCAGTCAACGGACCAAACCCCTCATGTCCCAGATCAAGCCTGAGTTGTGGGTTCCTCATGAAAAGAGCGACCCTCAAGATCCCCTGGTTCGCGCGGGAGGATGCTTGGTGCTACGGTTCCCCGACCCGGATCCCCCAAGTTGGATCAACCGCCTTGAAGGCTTCATTGACTCAGGTCAAACTGCTCAACGAGAGGTGTCCTTCATAGTGCCTCTCCAACCGACATCCGAATTGGTGGATGAGTACAAGATCAGAATGAAGCCTTTTACCATTCACTCTCGCGATGCAAAGGGCCTAGATATGGGCAGAATTCCCTCGGTAGCAGCAGCACTTCCCAAGTTGAAGAGGTTCCTCAAAGTCTCGGATCAACACCTCACCATCCTAAGATGCACCCCTGAGACCCTCGTGAGGACCGACAAGAACCTTGCTCCCCTGAATCACATCGGAACACCGGCTGTCCATGGATATACGGATCAGCAACCCATCAATATAAACAGCTTGGCCTCGGTTCACGCCGTCTCGTCAATGTTGCCGATAGAGAACCAACCTCTAAACGCGCTTCGATTCCGTGCCAACATTTGGATTACGGGTACTCCAGCCTTTGAAGAAGAGAATTGGAAACGCTATCGTATTCTTCCCAAAAACGCGGGTTCTGATACACGAACCCAGGTTGCACCGGCGCTGTCTGTTGTCTGTCGAACATCTCGCTGCACCATGCCCAACGTGGATCCTAATACGGGCAAATTCGATACGGATAATCCTGCTCCAGATAGGGCCAGAGGCAGAGCGCAGCCGAGTACGACTCTGGTAAAGTACCGTACGGTTGAGGATGGGAATCCTAGGGCCCTTGGGTACTTGGGCATGCATTGCGTGCCAGAGGACCATAGCCTGAACGAAGCAGAGGATCAAGATACCGGATTGTACGTTCAGGTTGGCGACGAGATTGAAGTTCTTGAAAGAGGGACGCATCTTTACGGGTCCACGGGCAATGATTACTAG